A single Longimicrobium sp. DNA region contains:
- a CDS encoding sugar phosphate nucleotidyltransferase, protein MKVVMPVAGKGTRLRPHTHLVPKPLLKVGDKPVLSYILDDLRELGVNEAVLITGHLKERVQEFMSTEYPDFDAVYTEQVEQRGTADAIALAEPFVREEMLIIFVDTLFDADLELVKRLPEDVAGVIWAMEVEDYQRFGVLVTDENGFMREIIEKPSTPVSKLANIGLYYIRDWKLLFDGIRHVMNAEPGPSGEYYLTDAFQYMVDKGAKLKVEPVHGWYDAGKPETLLETNQHVLSTTRGRTPSTVPDGVTIHEPVHVADGVTLEASEIGPNVTLAAGATVRGSKLRHTIVGEKSTIENADLHDSLIGTNVKVSGVRGQVDLGDHSVVTIEGSAEVR, encoded by the coding sequence GTGAAAGTCGTGATGCCTGTGGCGGGGAAGGGAACCCGCCTGCGCCCCCATACCCATCTCGTCCCCAAGCCCCTGCTGAAAGTGGGCGACAAGCCCGTGCTCAGCTACATCCTCGACGACCTGCGCGAACTTGGGGTGAACGAGGCGGTGCTCATCACCGGGCACCTGAAGGAAAGGGTGCAGGAGTTCATGTCCACCGAGTACCCGGACTTCGACGCCGTGTACACGGAGCAGGTGGAGCAGCGCGGCACCGCCGACGCCATTGCGCTGGCCGAGCCGTTCGTGCGCGAGGAGATGCTGATCATCTTCGTCGACACGCTGTTCGACGCCGACCTGGAGCTGGTAAAGCGACTGCCGGAAGACGTGGCGGGGGTGATCTGGGCGATGGAGGTGGAGGACTATCAGCGCTTCGGCGTGCTGGTGACGGACGAGAACGGCTTCATGCGCGAGATCATCGAGAAGCCCAGCACGCCGGTGAGCAAGCTGGCCAACATCGGCCTGTACTACATCCGCGACTGGAAGCTGCTGTTCGACGGCATCCGCCACGTGATGAATGCCGAGCCGGGTCCCAGCGGCGAGTACTACCTGACGGACGCCTTTCAGTACATGGTCGACAAGGGCGCCAAGCTCAAGGTGGAGCCCGTGCACGGCTGGTACGACGCGGGGAAGCCCGAGACGCTGCTGGAAACCAACCAGCACGTGCTGAGCACCACCCGCGGCCGCACCCCGTCCACCGTTCCCGACGGCGTGACGATCCACGAGCCGGTGCACGTGGCGGACGGGGTGACGCTGGAGGCGAGCGAGATCGGCCCCAACGTGACGCTGGCCGCCGGCGCAACGGTCCGCGGCAGCAAGCTCCGCCACACCATCGTCGGCGAAAAGTCCACGATCGAGAACGCGGACCTCCACGACTCCCTGATCGGCACGAACGTCAAGGTCAGCGGCGTGCGCGGGCAGGTGGACCTGGGGGATCACTCGGTGGTGACGATCGAGGGAAGTGCGGAAGTGCGTTAG
- a CDS encoding DUF1499 domain-containing protein — MSLWTALTHNRAATRPDHPDVRLRGRAYAVPFAAVWTAALETATAQARWTVTESDPRAGEIVAESRTLLWRFTDDVRIRVSLDADGNTRVDLESASRKGRGDLGTNARRIARFLHALDCHLFGQQRATR; from the coding sequence GTGAGCCTGTGGACCGCCCTGACCCACAACCGCGCAGCAACGCGGCCCGACCATCCCGACGTGCGTCTGCGAGGCCGCGCCTACGCGGTTCCCTTCGCCGCCGTCTGGACGGCCGCGCTGGAGACCGCCACCGCGCAGGCCCGGTGGACCGTCACCGAGAGTGACCCGCGGGCGGGGGAGATCGTCGCTGAATCGCGCACCCTGTTGTGGCGGTTCACGGACGACGTCCGTATCCGCGTGTCGCTGGACGCTGACGGAAACACCCGCGTAGACCTGGAGTCGGCCTCCCGCAAGGGACGCGGCGACCTGGGCACCAACGCCCGGCGGATTGCCCGCTTCTTGCACGCGCTCGACTGCCACCTTTTCGGCCAGCAACGCGCAACCCGTTAG